One genomic region from Spirulina subsalsa PCC 9445 encodes:
- the petD gene encoding cytochrome b6-f complex subunit IV encodes MSNLKKPDLNNPVVRAKIAKGMGHNTYGELAWPNDLLYVFPICIMATIALCIGLAVLDPAMVGEPANPFATPLEILPEWYLYPTFQILRIVPNKLLGIAAMSSIPLGLILVPFIENVNKFQNPFRRPVAMVIFLAGTAITLWLGAGATFPIAESLTLGLF; translated from the coding sequence ATGTCCAACTTAAAAAAGCCGGACTTAAATAATCCGGTTGTCCGCGCCAAAATTGCCAAAGGGATGGGTCACAACACCTACGGCGAACTGGCTTGGCCTAATGATTTGCTGTATGTGTTCCCCATCTGCATCATGGCCACTATTGCCTTGTGTATTGGGTTAGCTGTTTTAGATCCCGCTATGGTGGGTGAACCTGCTAATCCTTTTGCGACTCCTTTGGAAATTCTGCCGGAGTGGTATTTATACCCCACCTTCCAAATTTTGCGCATTGTCCCCAACAAATTACTAGGGATTGCGGCGATGTCCAGCATTCCTTTAGGGTTGATTCTGGTTCCCTTTATTGAAAATGTGAACAAGTTCCAAAACCCCTTCCGTCGTCCTGTGGCGATGGTGATTTTCTTAGCCGGGACAGCTATCACCCTCTGGTTAGGTGCGGGTGCGACATTCCCCATTGCTGAATCTTTAACCTTGGGTTTGTTCTAA
- the leuC gene encoding 3-isopropylmalate dehydratase large subunit, protein MSKGTLFDKVWDLHTVGILPSGQTQLFIGLHLIHEVTSPQAFAMLRDRGLPVLYPERTVATVDHIVPTGNQARPFADTLAEEMMQELEKNCQANQIRFYNIGSGNQGIVHIIAPEQGLTQPGMTVACGDSHTSTHGAFGAIAFGIGTSQVRDVLASQTLALSKLKVRRIEVNGDLKPGVYAKDVILHIIRTLGVKGGVGYAYEYAGTTFEKMSMEERMTVCNMAIEGGARCGYVNPDQVTYDYLHGRDFAPKEADWEKAVAWWDSIRSDTDAEYDDVVIFDAAEIEPTVTWGITPGQGLGVNEAIPTPEQLPDSERAIAQEAYQYMKLQPGQPIAGTKVDVCFVGSCTNGRISDLREAAKFAQGQKVASTVKAFIVPGSERVKQQAEAEGLDKIFVEAGFEWREPGCSMCLAMNPDKLEGDQISASSSNRNFKGRQGSPQGRTLLMSPAMVVAAAIRGEVTDVRTL, encoded by the coding sequence ATGAGCAAAGGCACATTGTTTGATAAAGTTTGGGATCTCCACACGGTTGGCATTTTACCTTCTGGTCAAACTCAGTTATTTATTGGACTGCATCTAATCCATGAAGTCACGAGTCCCCAAGCATTTGCCATGCTGCGCGATCGCGGACTCCCAGTGTTATATCCAGAACGGACGGTGGCGACGGTAGATCATATTGTCCCCACAGGGAATCAAGCGCGTCCTTTTGCCGATACATTGGCCGAAGAGATGATGCAGGAGTTAGAGAAAAACTGTCAAGCCAATCAGATCCGCTTCTACAATATTGGCTCCGGGAATCAGGGCATTGTGCATATTATCGCCCCAGAACAGGGACTCACTCAACCCGGGATGACCGTTGCTTGTGGGGACTCCCACACCTCCACTCATGGGGCCTTTGGTGCGATCGCCTTTGGCATTGGCACCAGCCAAGTCCGGGACGTTCTCGCCTCCCAAACCCTCGCCCTTTCTAAACTCAAAGTGCGCCGTATTGAGGTGAACGGCGACCTGAAACCGGGAGTCTATGCCAAGGATGTGATTTTACATATTATCCGCACCTTGGGCGTTAAAGGCGGCGTGGGCTATGCCTACGAGTACGCTGGCACGACCTTTGAGAAAATGTCCATGGAAGAACGGATGACCGTCTGTAACATGGCCATCGAAGGGGGAGCGCGTTGTGGCTATGTGAACCCCGACCAAGTGACCTATGATTACCTGCACGGTCGAGATTTTGCCCCCAAAGAAGCCGACTGGGAAAAAGCCGTCGCTTGGTGGGATAGTATTCGCAGTGATACCGACGCCGAATATGATGACGTGGTAATTTTTGACGCGGCCGAGATTGAACCGACGGTGACATGGGGGATTACACCGGGTCAAGGGTTGGGGGTCAATGAAGCCATCCCAACCCCCGAACAACTCCCGGATAGTGAGCGTGCGATCGCCCAAGAAGCCTATCAATACATGAAACTCCAACCCGGACAACCCATTGCGGGAACCAAAGTAGATGTCTGTTTTGTTGGCAGTTGCACCAACGGCCGTATTAGTGACCTACGAGAAGCCGCCAAATTTGCCCAAGGTCAGAAAGTCGCCTCAACGGTCAAAGCCTTTATTGTGCCGGGTTCTGAGCGCGTGAAACAACAGGCCGAAGCCGAAGGGTTAGACAAAATCTTTGTCGAAGCGGGGTTTGAGTGGCGAGAACCCGGTTGTTCCATGTGTTTAGCCATGAATCCCGATAAGTTAGAAGGGGATCAAATCAGCGCCTCTTCCTCCAACCGCAACTTTAAAGGTCGTCAAGGCTCCCCCCAAGGACGCACGTTATTGATGAGTCCTGCTATGGTTGTTGCGGCCGCCATTCGCGGCGAAGTAACCGATGTCAGAACGCTATAA
- a CDS encoding ABC transporter ATP-binding protein: MTASSPPASDIPVKPPRESDWRLLLKLIPYARPNSGIFWLSMFLLIPVAVAGEIQPLIIGQAISLLQQEPTWGLLEGLSIREGLNFLIQVLLITIVIRLAFASLQGYLVQKVGQEITARVREDLFTHVLSLSSRFFDRTPVGALVTRITSDVEALGDVFATGAIGIISDFVSIIVIIIAIFLLQWQLALMLILMLVPVTALIIYFQQQYRKANYRARDELSKLNSMLAENISGINVVQLFRRERFNTENFRVINERYRDEVDKTIFHDSAVSATLEWIALVAIAGVLWLGGVLVLRDYLSFGVLSAFILYSQRLFSPLRRFAEKFTMIQSGFTAIERVNEILKQPIEIRDSERDTYDRSLMSYSQVSEEQQGEIKFENVSFYYKPGEYVLKNLDFTIKPGEKIALVGPTGAGKSSIIRLLCRLYEPTEGRILVDGMDIREIPQAELRRYIGVILQESFLFAGDVKRNITLGETYPFRQIKKSAEITNIAGFIEQLPQGYDTQLRERGTNLSGGQKQLLAFARVAIRDPHILVLDEATASLDVVTERLIQEALDKLLNNRTAIIIAHRLSTIRNVDRILVLKKGEVVEKGNHEELLAQGGLYASLYQLQMID; the protein is encoded by the coding sequence ATGACAGCATCTTCTCCCCCTGCCTCAGATATCCCCGTTAAACCTCCCCGAGAAAGCGATTGGCGTTTATTATTAAAACTGATCCCCTATGCTCGCCCCAATAGTGGGATTTTTTGGCTATCTATGTTTTTACTCATCCCCGTTGCCGTTGCCGGAGAAATTCAGCCTTTAATTATTGGACAAGCCATTTCACTCCTCCAACAAGAACCCACTTGGGGCCTTTTAGAAGGACTCTCTATCCGGGAAGGCCTCAACTTTTTAATTCAAGTTCTTCTCATCACTATCGTCATTCGTTTAGCCTTTGCCTCCCTACAAGGTTATCTCGTCCAAAAAGTAGGACAAGAAATTACCGCCCGGGTACGAGAAGATTTATTTACCCATGTTTTATCCCTCTCCTCCCGCTTTTTTGATCGGACTCCAGTCGGGGCATTAGTCACCCGAATTACCAGCGATGTGGAAGCATTAGGAGATGTCTTTGCTACCGGAGCCATTGGCATTATTAGCGATTTTGTTTCAATTATTGTCATTATTATTGCCATTTTTCTCCTGCAATGGCAACTGGCATTAATGTTAATTTTAATGCTCGTCCCCGTCACCGCCCTAATTATTTATTTCCAACAACAATATCGGAAAGCAAACTATCGAGCGCGAGATGAATTATCTAAACTCAACTCTATGTTAGCGGAAAATATTTCTGGAATTAATGTCGTTCAACTCTTTAGGAGAGAACGATTTAATACAGAAAACTTTAGGGTAATTAATGAAAGGTATCGCGATGAAGTCGATAAAACTATTTTTCATGATTCTGCTGTATCGGCAACCTTAGAATGGATTGCCCTAGTTGCCATTGCCGGGGTTTTATGGTTAGGCGGTGTTCTTGTATTAAGAGATTATTTGAGTTTTGGCGTTTTGTCCGCTTTTATCCTCTATTCTCAACGCTTATTTTCCCCTTTAAGACGGTTTGCCGAAAAATTCACGATGATTCAATCCGGGTTTACTGCCATTGAACGAGTGAATGAGATTTTGAAACAACCCATCGAGATTCGAGACTCAGAACGGGATACTTATGACCGTTCTTTAATGTCTTATTCTCAAGTTTCTGAGGAACAACAGGGCGAGATTAAATTTGAAAATGTGTCTTTTTATTACAAGCCCGGTGAATATGTTTTGAAAAATCTAGACTTCACAATTAAACCCGGGGAAAAAATTGCCCTTGTCGGTCCAACGGGAGCGGGGAAAAGTTCAATTATTCGCTTACTTTGTCGGTTGTATGAACCCACAGAAGGGAGAATTTTGGTCGATGGGATGGATATCCGGGAAATTCCCCAAGCCGAATTACGGCGTTATATTGGGGTCATTCTACAGGAAAGTTTTCTCTTTGCGGGAGATGTTAAGCGCAATATTACCCTTGGCGAAACTTATCCGTTTAGACAGATTAAAAAATCCGCAGAAATCACCAATATTGCGGGGTTTATTGAACAGTTACCCCAAGGCTATGATACTCAGTTAAGGGAGCGAGGAACAAATCTTTCTGGGGGACAAAAACAGTTACTGGCTTTTGCTCGGGTGGCTATTCGAGATCCCCATATTTTGGTTTTAGATGAGGCAACGGCGAGTTTAGATGTGGTGACAGAACGCTTAATTCAAGAGGCGTTAGATAAGTTATTAAATAACAGAACGGCTATTATTATTGCTCACCGCTTGTCTACTATTCGCAATGTGGATCGGATTTTGGTGTTGAAGAAAGGGGAAGTGGTGGAAAAGGGCAATCATGAGGAGTTATTAGCCCAAGGGGGGTTATATGCCAGTTTGTATCAGTTACAAATGATTGATTGA
- the petB gene encoding cytochrome b6 — MFTKQARDSKVYQWFQERLDVQALEDDITSKYVPPHVNIFYCLGGITLVCFVIQFATGFAMTFYYRPTVTEAFNSVQYIMTDVNFGWLIRSVHRWSASMMVLMMILHVFRVYLTGGFKRPRELTWVTGVVMAVITVSFGVTGYSLPWDQVGYWAVNIVSGVPAAIPVVGDQLVELMRGGASVGQATLSRFYSLHTFVLPWMIAVFMLAHFLMIRKQGISGPL; from the coding sequence ATGTTTACTAAGCAAGCAAGAGACTCAAAAGTTTATCAATGGTTTCAAGAACGCCTCGATGTGCAAGCACTTGAGGATGACATTACCAGTAAATATGTTCCCCCTCATGTGAACATCTTCTACTGTCTTGGGGGAATCACCCTCGTTTGTTTTGTCATCCAGTTTGCCACGGGTTTCGCCATGACCTTCTACTACCGTCCCACGGTAACAGAAGCCTTCAACTCCGTTCAATACATCATGACCGATGTAAACTTTGGCTGGTTGATTCGTTCCGTTCACCGTTGGTCCGCCAGCATGATGGTCTTAATGATGATCCTGCACGTCTTCCGCGTCTACCTCACCGGAGGATTCAAACGTCCCCGCGAATTAACCTGGGTGACAGGGGTTGTAATGGCAGTCATCACCGTTTCTTTCGGCGTGACAGGTTACTCCCTCCCTTGGGACCAAGTAGGTTACTGGGCGGTTAATATTGTGTCTGGTGTACCTGCGGCCATTCCTGTAGTCGGAGATCAACTGGTTGAACTGATGCGCGGTGGTGCTTCCGTCGGACAAGCCACCCTAAGCCGTTTTTATAGCTTACATACCTTCGTTCTGCCTTGGATGATTGCCGTCTTCATGTTGGCGCACTTCCTGATGATTCGCAAACAAGGCATTTCTGGCCCCCTCTAA
- the folP gene encoding dihydropteroate synthase, whose product MLETLTLRDQTWHWGKRTYVMGILNITPDSFSDGGEFYAAESAIAQARKMAKFGADIIDVGGQSTRPGAAQISLDEELERVIPIIEVLRREVPLPLSVDTTRAEVARAAVEAGADMINDISGGTFEPEMFPVVAALGVPYVLMHIRGTPQTMQQQTDYEDVVQEVYQFFVQRMAEAEGAGIARSHIILDPGIGFAKTYTQNLEVLRRLEEFRPLNAPLLLGLSRKSFIGHILDRSDPKARVWGTAAACSCAIAQGADILRIHDVPEIVDVARVTDAIYRFGS is encoded by the coding sequence ATGCTAGAAACTTTAACACTACGAGATCAGACTTGGCACTGGGGTAAACGAACCTATGTGATGGGTATTTTAAACATCACACCGGACAGTTTTAGTGATGGTGGAGAATTTTATGCGGCCGAGAGTGCGATCGCCCAAGCGCGGAAAATGGCCAAGTTTGGGGCGGATATCATTGACGTGGGGGGACAATCCACCCGTCCGGGGGCGGCGCAAATTTCTCTGGATGAGGAGTTAGAACGCGTTATTCCCATCATTGAAGTGTTACGACGGGAGGTTCCCCTCCCCCTTTCGGTGGATACGACGAGGGCGGAAGTGGCGAGGGCGGCCGTTGAAGCGGGGGCGGACATGATTAATGATATTTCTGGGGGGACGTTTGAGCCGGAAATGTTCCCGGTGGTGGCTGCGTTGGGGGTGCCTTATGTGTTGATGCACATTCGGGGAACGCCCCAAACGATGCAGCAACAGACGGATTATGAGGATGTGGTGCAGGAAGTCTATCAGTTTTTTGTGCAACGGATGGCTGAGGCAGAAGGGGCGGGAATTGCGCGATCGCACATCATCCTAGATCCCGGTATTGGTTTCGCCAAAACCTACACACAAAACCTTGAGGTTTTGCGACGTTTAGAGGAGTTTCGCCCCTTAAATGCGCCGTTACTCTTAGGACTCTCTCGGAAAAGCTTTATTGGTCATATTTTAGACCGTAGCGACCCCAAAGCCAGAGTCTGGGGAACCGCCGCCGCTTGCAGTTGTGCGATCGCCCAAGGAGCAGATATCCTCAGAATCCACGATGTCCCCGAAATCGTCGATGTCGCCCGCGTCACCGATGCCATCTACCGTTTTGGTTCTTAG
- the tpiA gene encoding triose-phosphate isomerase, with protein MRKILIAGNWKMFKTRAEAKEFLQTFLPELEETPEDRGVILCPTFTALGTMSKNLHGSRVRLGAQNVHWELSGAYTGEISGPMLAEFGVSYVIIGHSERRQYFGETDETVNLRLKAAQKYGLTPILCVGETKAQRDAGETEAIISAQLTQDLVGVDQSNLVIAYEPIWAIGTGDTCDAQEANRVIGVIRSQLTNPDVSIQYGGSVKPDNIDEIMAQPEIDGALVGGASLESASFARIVNYQ; from the coding sequence GTGCGAAAAATTCTCATTGCTGGTAATTGGAAAATGTTCAAAACTCGGGCAGAAGCCAAGGAGTTTTTACAAACCTTCCTGCCTGAACTCGAAGAAACCCCAGAAGATCGGGGGGTAATCCTTTGCCCCACCTTTACGGCACTGGGTACGATGTCGAAAAATTTACATGGCAGTCGTGTACGCTTGGGGGCGCAAAATGTTCACTGGGAACTGTCCGGCGCTTACACGGGGGAAATCTCGGGCCCGATGTTAGCGGAGTTTGGGGTGAGTTATGTGATCATCGGACACAGCGAGCGCCGTCAATATTTCGGAGAAACGGATGAGACGGTGAATTTACGCCTCAAAGCGGCTCAGAAATACGGTTTAACGCCTATCCTTTGTGTGGGGGAAACTAAAGCCCAACGGGATGCAGGGGAAACGGAGGCGATTATTTCGGCTCAGTTAACCCAAGATTTAGTCGGGGTGGATCAAAGTAATTTAGTCATTGCCTATGAGCCGATTTGGGCGATTGGCACCGGTGACACTTGTGATGCTCAAGAAGCTAATCGGGTGATTGGGGTCATTCGTTCTCAACTGACGAATCCTGATGTGTCGATCCAATATGGCGGTTCGGTGAAGCCGGATAATATTGATGAAATTATGGCACAGCCTGAGATTGACGGGGCTTTAGTGGGGGGTGCCAGTTTGGAGTCGGCCAGTTTTGCCCGTATTGTCAATTATCAATAA
- the ctpA gene encoding carboxyl-terminal processing protease CtpA gives MGKRGFWVGLFISVTFVLFWLGGMPQAAAFTEDQKVFLQAWRIVNQAYLDEQFNGQNWWLLRQKILRRHFDDREETYQAIEEMLRTLDDPFTRLLRPEQYRSLQVSTSGELSGVGLQIDLNPETHQLEVVAPIAGSPAAAVGIQAGDLILAIDGVPTGNMALDDAAMRMRGKTGTHVSLTVERPGQSGQRTYEIRRDRIELNPVYARLDEETATVPIGYVRLSQFSANATQELKNAIAQLTKQGAQGFILDLRNNPGGLLQAGVDIARLWLNDSTIVYTVNRQGMLDSFDAEHNALTDAPLVVLVNQGTASASEILAGALQDNHRAQLVGEKTFGKGLIQSLFELPDDSGLAVTVAKYETPNHKDIHKLGIMPDQVVHQDPILLDEVGTEVDLQYQAAIQLLSPLASQGSPIVQNGLNSLRAIHP, from the coding sequence ATGGGAAAACGAGGTTTTTGGGTTGGACTGTTCATCAGTGTAACGTTTGTGTTGTTCTGGTTGGGGGGAATGCCCCAAGCGGCGGCATTTACAGAGGATCAGAAGGTGTTCCTCCAAGCTTGGCGGATTGTGAATCAGGCTTATTTGGATGAGCAGTTTAATGGTCAAAACTGGTGGTTACTGCGCCAGAAGATCCTGCGGCGACATTTTGACGATCGAGAGGAGACGTATCAGGCGATTGAGGAGATGTTGCGGACATTGGATGATCCCTTTACTCGTTTGTTGCGACCGGAACAGTATCGCAGTTTACAGGTGAGTACCTCTGGGGAGTTGTCGGGGGTGGGGTTACAGATTGACCTGAATCCAGAAACCCATCAGTTGGAGGTGGTGGCTCCGATTGCGGGATCTCCGGCGGCGGCGGTGGGGATTCAAGCGGGGGATTTAATCTTGGCGATTGATGGGGTGCCGACGGGCAATATGGCGCTGGATGATGCGGCTATGCGGATGCGGGGGAAAACGGGAACTCATGTGAGTTTAACGGTTGAACGGCCTGGGCAGTCGGGACAACGGACTTATGAGATTCGGCGCGATCGCATTGAATTAAATCCCGTGTATGCTCGTTTAGATGAGGAGACGGCAACCGTCCCCATTGGCTATGTGCGTTTGTCTCAGTTTAGTGCCAATGCCACGCAGGAATTAAAAAATGCGATCGCCCAACTCACGAAACAAGGGGCCCAAGGTTTTATTCTAGACCTGCGCAACAATCCCGGCGGCCTCCTACAAGCGGGGGTAGATATTGCCCGTTTGTGGCTGAATGACAGCACCATTGTCTATACCGTGAACCGTCAGGGAATGTTAGATAGTTTTGACGCAGAACACAACGCCCTCACTGATGCGCCTTTAGTGGTCTTGGTCAATCAAGGCACGGCCAGCGCCAGCGAGATTTTGGCCGGAGCCCTACAAGACAATCACCGCGCTCAGTTAGTGGGAGAAAAAACCTTTGGCAAGGGGTTGATTCAATCCCTCTTCGAGTTGCCCGATGATTCAGGATTAGCGGTTACGGTGGCGAAATACGAAACCCCCAATCATAAGGATATTCACAAGTTGGGGATTATGCCGGATCAAGTGGTACATCAAGACCCGATTCTCTTAGATGAGGTGGGAACGGAGGTCGATTTACAATATCAGGCCGCTATTCAGTTATTGAGTCCTCTGGCATCTCAGGGGTCCCCGATTGTACAGAATGGCCTCAACTCTCTCCGGGCCATTCATCCATGA
- a CDS encoding RNA-guided endonuclease InsQ/TnpB family protein — protein sequence MLNLTYNYKIIPTKEQTEKIELNLTVCQSVWNYALAQRKLWYNSRSCQVNACSIRSEYIVAPFEYPNYPTQSANLTQAKKTNDFLKSGNAQAMQQTLRKLERAFNDMKSKGLGFPRFKRNMKSFNLVSSRIEVNGNKLKMPLLGEVKFVKSRDIPEGFKIKQVQVIKKASGYYVNVAIELDVNIPTPIPHGHALGIDVGIQSMLATSDGLILPRPKFLDKARRKIKLLQRRLRNKNKGSNKWQKLQHRIALLHEAVANRRKDYYFKLAHQLCDGVGMVFVEDINFTAWSRGLFCKQSLDMGLGQFFTILEYVCSQTDTYFAKVNKDYTSQVCPECGTHTGKKELSQRVHSCSECGYTVDRDVAASMIVKQRGLTAVGAPVVKQPSHGVLSGTSV from the coding sequence ATGCTTAACCTTACTTACAACTATAAGATAATTCCAACCAAAGAGCAGACAGAGAAGATCGAATTAAATTTAACTGTCTGCCAATCTGTTTGGAACTATGCTTTGGCCCAAAGAAAGCTTTGGTATAACAGTCGTAGTTGTCAGGTTAACGCTTGCTCTATTCGTTCTGAATATATTGTTGCTCCCTTTGAATATCCTAACTACCCTACTCAATCTGCCAATCTAACCCAAGCTAAAAAGACTAACGATTTCCTTAAGTCTGGTAATGCCCAAGCGATGCAGCAAACATTGCGGAAATTGGAGCGGGCGTTTAACGACATGAAAAGCAAGGGACTAGGTTTTCCTCGCTTCAAGAGGAACATGAAGTCTTTTAATTTAGTTAGTAGCAGAATTGAAGTCAATGGGAACAAGCTAAAGATGCCTCTATTGGGGGAAGTTAAATTTGTCAAATCAAGGGATATTCCAGAGGGTTTTAAGATCAAACAAGTTCAAGTAATCAAGAAAGCATCGGGTTACTATGTCAACGTAGCAATTGAGCTTGATGTTAATATCCCAACCCCAATACCTCACGGTCACGCTTTGGGGATTGATGTTGGGATTCAAAGTATGCTGGCAACTTCCGATGGTTTGATTCTTCCTAGACCGAAGTTTTTAGATAAAGCACGGCGTAAGATTAAATTACTACAAAGAAGGCTTAGGAATAAAAACAAAGGGTCTAATAAATGGCAGAAACTACAGCATCGGATCGCTCTATTACATGAAGCCGTAGCCAACAGAAGAAAGGATTACTATTTCAAGTTAGCCCATCAACTCTGTGATGGAGTCGGGATGGTATTTGTTGAAGATATTAACTTCACAGCTTGGAGTAGGGGACTATTCTGTAAGCAATCCTTGGACATGGGTTTAGGTCAATTCTTTACTATTTTGGAATATGTTTGTTCTCAAACGGATACATATTTTGCCAAGGTAAATAAAGACTATACCTCTCAAGTTTGTCCTGAATGTGGAACGCATACTGGCAAGAAAGAACTCTCTCAAAGGGTTCACTCTTGCTCTGAATGTGGCTACACCGTGGATCGGGATGTTGCTGCTTCAATGATAGTAAAACAGCGTGGATTAACTGCGGTCGGTGCGCCCGTGGTCAAACAGCCCAGTCATGGCGTTCTGTCGGGGACTTCGGTCTAG
- a CDS encoding beta-ketoacyl-ACP synthase: MKVVVTGISLWSALGNLEQSWRALQEHQSAIRLQQPFVELPAVPLATIGNTPLQLPDLLEPLLQAVLGDSGLEPPLIDCGVVVGSSRGFQGLWEQWARTDYLKTPWEATALSPWLETLPHQAALTVARCIGSQGAVLAPMAACATGIWAIARGYELIRTGEYERVLVGAVEAPITPLTLAGFAKMGALATTGCYPFDRYREGLVLGEGGALLLLESAEVAQQRQRTPYGEILGFGLTADGYHVSAPNPVRNSAMRAIKHCLQSSHLMPEEINYIHSHGTSTPLNDQNEAQILTELFPPSVWVSSTKGATGHTLGASGALGVVFSLLALREQVLPPCVGLREPAFRLNFVREAQSYSLNYALCLSFGFGGQNGAIALGAG; encoded by the coding sequence ATGAAAGTTGTTGTTACGGGAATCAGCCTCTGGTCTGCTTTAGGAAACTTAGAACAAAGTTGGCGAGCCTTACAAGAGCATCAATCGGCGATTCGCCTACAACAGCCTTTTGTTGAGCTTCCGGCCGTTCCCTTGGCCACAATTGGCAACACCCCCCTACAACTGCCGGATTTACTTGAGCCTCTACTCCAAGCGGTTTTAGGGGATAGTGGTTTAGAACCCCCCCTCATCGATTGTGGGGTAGTGGTGGGGTCCAGTCGCGGTTTTCAAGGGCTCTGGGAACAGTGGGCGCGGACTGATTATCTAAAGACCCCGTGGGAAGCAACAGCCCTCAGCCCTTGGTTAGAGACTTTACCCCATCAAGCGGCTTTAACCGTAGCCCGTTGTATTGGCAGTCAGGGGGCGGTTCTCGCGCCAATGGCAGCCTGTGCGACGGGAATCTGGGCGATCGCACGGGGCTATGAACTCATCCGCACAGGGGAGTATGAGCGCGTTCTAGTGGGGGCTGTAGAAGCACCCATTACTCCCCTAACTTTGGCGGGTTTTGCCAAAATGGGGGCTTTAGCGACAACGGGCTGTTATCCCTTTGATCGCTATCGGGAGGGGTTAGTGTTAGGAGAAGGGGGAGCGCTGTTGCTGTTGGAGTCGGCAGAAGTGGCTCAACAGCGCCAGAGAACACCTTATGGAGAGATTCTAGGGTTTGGTTTAACAGCCGATGGCTACCATGTCAGCGCCCCTAATCCGGTCAGGAATTCAGCCATGAGAGCGATTAAGCATTGTTTACAATCGAGTCACTTGATGCCCGAGGAGATTAACTATATTCACAGTCACGGCACTAGCACCCCTTTAAATGATCAAAATGAGGCGCAAATTCTAACCGAGTTGTTCCCCCCTTCGGTGTGGGTGAGTTCTACGAAGGGGGCAACAGGACACACTTTAGGGGCATCGGGGGCTTTGGGGGTGGTTTTTTCTCTGTTGGCCTTACGGGAGCAAGTTCTTCCTCCTTGTGTGGGGTTAAGAGAACCCGCTTTTAGGCTTAATTTCGTCAGGGAGGCTCAATCCTATTCCCTGAATTATGCCCTGTGTCTGAGTTTTGGGTTTGGGGGACAGAATGGGGCGATCGCACTTGGGGCCGGCTAA